From one Oncorhynchus keta strain PuntledgeMale-10-30-2019 chromosome 30, Oket_V2, whole genome shotgun sequence genomic stretch:
- the LOC118363407 gene encoding ubiquitin-conjugating enzyme E2 D2-like isoform X1, translating to MALKRIHKELNDLGRDPPAQCSAGPVGDDMFHWQATIMGPNDSPYQGGVFFLTIHFPTDYPFKPPKLAFTTRIYHPNINSNGSICLDILRSQWSPALTISKVLLSICSLLCDPNPDDPLVPEIARIYKTDTEKYNRLAREWTEKYAML from the exons ATGGCCTTAAAACGAATTCACAAG GAGCTGAACGACCTGGGCAGGGACCCTCCTGCACAGTGTTCCGCTGGCCCGGTTGGAGACGACA TGTTTCATTGGCAAGCTACAATTATGGGGCCT AATGACAGCCCATACCAAGGTGGTGTTTTTTTCCTGACTATTCACTTCCCCACAGACTATCCCTTCAAACCACCTAAG CTTGCGTTCACCACAAGAATTTATCACCCAAATATTAACAGTAACGGCAGCATCTGCCTGGATATTTTGAGATCTCAGTGGTCTCCAGCATTAACTATCTCTAAAG TACTTTTGTCCATTTGTTCACTCTTAtgtgaccccaaccctgacgacCCGTTAGTGCCAGAGATCGCCCGTATCTACAAAACAGATACGGAAAA GTATAATAGACTAGCGAGAGAATGGACAGAAAAGTACGCTATGCTTTAG
- the LOC118363407 gene encoding ubiquitin-conjugating enzyme E2 D2-like isoform X2: protein MALKRIHKELNDLGRDPPAQCSAGPVGDDMFHWQATIMGPNDSPYQGGVFFLTIHFPTDYPFKPPKLAFTTRIYHPNINSNGSICLDILRSQWSPALTISKVLLSICSLLCDPNPDDPLVPEIARIYKTDTEKYNRIAREWTQKYAM from the exons ATGGCCTTAAAACGAATTCACAAG GAGCTGAACGACCTGGGCAGGGACCCTCCTGCACAGTGTTCCGCTGGCCCGGTTGGAGACGACA TGTTTCATTGGCAAGCTACAATTATGGGGCCT AATGACAGCCCATACCAAGGTGGTGTTTTTTTCCTGACTATTCACTTCCCCACAGACTATCCCTTCAAACCACCTAAG CTTGCGTTCACCACAAGAATTTATCACCCAAATATTAACAGTAACGGCAGCATCTGCCTGGATATTTTGAGATCTCAGTGGTCTCCAGCATTAACTATCTCTAAAG TACTTTTGTCCATTTGTTCACTCTTAtgtgaccccaaccctgacgacCCGTTAGTGCCAGAGATCGCCCGTATCTACAAAACAGATACGGAAAA GTACAACAGAATAGCCCGGGAATGGACTCAGAAGTACGCCATGTGA